The following are encoded in a window of Tessaracoccus flavescens genomic DNA:
- the pcrA gene encoding DNA helicase PcrA codes for MSDSLFPDLFSAFQPDEAAPPRRDPVTAVPEGSAKKVTEEELLEGLNPPQRQAVLHSGGPVLVVAGAGSGKTRVLTRRIAYLVAERSVHPGSILAITFTNKAAAEMRQRVIDLVGNRAKLMWVSTFHSACVRILRSDIDRFGISKNFSIYDDADSKRLMSLVLRDQEVDPKRFPVRAVMNAVSNYKNELIDHETASSEATSPQQEVHAQAYAEYQRRLAAANALDFDDLIMTTVFLFRAFADVREKYRRRFRQVLVDEYQDTNHAQYALIRELCAEETTGVVEGSPTVEPAELMVVGDSDQSIYAFRGATIRNILDFEQDFPGAETIVLDQNYRSTQNVLTAANSVISRNQGRREKRLWSDLGEGDLIVGWVADTEHDEAQFVAETIDKLSDEGVSQYGDTAVFYRTNAQSRAFEEVFIRVGMPYKVVGGVRFYERREIRDAIAYLRAIVNPADDVSVRRILNVPKRGIGDRAEAAISSLAAAERITFFDALQRAVEAPGLATRSLKMIQGFVDVMNLHRGMVAVGKPADEVLTSILKESGYLPELEASTDPQDLTRIENLVELVSVAAEFVASANTIDLDEEQASGLAAGMPEPDDSLAAFLERIALVADSDQVPEHEEGKGVVTLMTLHTAKGLEFDTVFLTGMEEGMFPHMRALTDPSELEEERRLAYVGITRARKRLHLSRSQVRVTFGQPTYNPASRFLDEIPHHVLDWRRTAAATTSWAASTATRNRQTSASLHSFGKGSAPAKTVTAVEIGDRVLHASFGMGTVLAVHGVGDATKADVDFGSAGTKRLSLKHAPMEKL; via the coding sequence ATGAGCGACTCCCTTTTCCCTGACCTCTTCTCAGCATTCCAGCCGGACGAGGCCGCCCCGCCGCGCCGCGATCCGGTCACGGCGGTGCCGGAGGGCTCCGCGAAGAAGGTCACCGAGGAGGAGCTGCTCGAAGGCCTCAACCCCCCGCAGCGGCAGGCCGTCCTGCACTCCGGCGGACCGGTGCTGGTCGTCGCTGGTGCAGGGTCGGGCAAGACGCGAGTGCTCACCCGGCGCATCGCCTACCTGGTCGCCGAGCGCTCCGTGCATCCTGGCTCGATCCTCGCGATCACCTTCACCAACAAGGCCGCGGCCGAGATGCGTCAGCGCGTGATCGACCTGGTCGGCAACCGGGCGAAGCTGATGTGGGTCTCCACCTTCCACTCGGCCTGCGTGCGGATCCTGCGCAGCGACATCGACCGGTTCGGGATCAGCAAGAACTTCTCCATTTACGACGACGCCGACTCCAAGCGCCTGATGTCGCTCGTGCTGCGCGACCAGGAGGTCGATCCCAAGCGCTTCCCGGTGCGCGCGGTGATGAACGCGGTCAGCAACTACAAGAACGAGTTGATCGACCACGAGACCGCCTCCAGCGAGGCGACCTCGCCGCAGCAGGAGGTGCACGCGCAGGCCTACGCCGAGTACCAGCGACGCCTCGCCGCGGCCAACGCGCTCGACTTCGACGACCTCATCATGACGACGGTGTTCCTGTTCCGCGCTTTCGCCGACGTCCGGGAGAAGTACCGCCGGCGCTTCCGCCAGGTGCTCGTCGACGAGTACCAGGACACCAACCACGCCCAGTACGCGCTGATCCGCGAGCTGTGCGCGGAGGAGACCACCGGCGTCGTCGAGGGATCCCCGACGGTTGAGCCGGCCGAGCTGATGGTGGTCGGCGACTCCGACCAGTCCATCTACGCCTTCCGCGGCGCCACCATCCGCAACATCCTCGACTTCGAGCAGGACTTCCCCGGCGCCGAGACCATCGTGCTCGACCAGAACTACCGCTCGACCCAGAACGTGCTGACCGCGGCGAACTCGGTCATCTCCCGCAACCAGGGACGCCGCGAGAAGCGGCTCTGGTCCGATCTGGGCGAGGGCGACCTGATCGTCGGCTGGGTGGCGGACACCGAGCACGACGAGGCCCAGTTCGTCGCCGAGACGATCGACAAGCTCTCCGACGAGGGGGTCAGCCAGTACGGCGACACCGCCGTCTTCTACCGCACCAACGCGCAGTCGCGCGCCTTCGAGGAGGTGTTCATCCGGGTCGGCATGCCCTACAAGGTCGTCGGCGGGGTGCGCTTCTACGAGCGCAGGGAGATCCGCGACGCCATCGCCTACCTGCGCGCGATCGTGAACCCGGCCGACGACGTGTCGGTGCGACGGATCCTCAACGTCCCCAAGCGGGGCATCGGTGACCGAGCCGAGGCGGCCATCTCTTCGCTGGCCGCCGCCGAGCGGATCACCTTCTTCGACGCCCTGCAGCGCGCCGTCGAAGCCCCAGGCCTTGCCACGAGATCCCTGAAGATGATCCAGGGCTTCGTCGACGTGATGAACCTGCACCGCGGCATGGTCGCCGTCGGAAAGCCGGCCGACGAGGTGCTGACGTCGATCCTGAAGGAGTCGGGCTACCTGCCGGAGCTCGAGGCGTCGACCGACCCGCAGGACCTGACCAGGATCGAGAACCTCGTCGAGCTCGTCTCGGTCGCCGCCGAGTTCGTGGCAAGCGCCAACACCATCGACCTCGACGAGGAGCAGGCGAGCGGGCTGGCCGCCGGGATGCCCGAGCCGGACGACTCGCTCGCGGCCTTCCTGGAGCGGATCGCGCTCGTCGCGGACTCCGACCAGGTGCCGGAACACGAGGAGGGCAAGGGCGTCGTCACGCTGATGACCCTGCACACGGCCAAGGGCCTCGAGTTCGACACCGTCTTCCTGACCGGCATGGAGGAGGGCATGTTCCCGCACATGCGGGCGCTGACCGATCCGTCGGAGCTGGAGGAGGAGCGCCGTCTCGCCTACGTCGGGATCACCCGGGCGAGGAAGCGGCTGCACCTGTCGCGTTCGCAGGTGCGCGTCACGTTCGGCCAGCCGACCTACAACCCAGCCTCGCGCTTCCTCGACGAGATCCCGCACCACGTCCTCGACTGGCGCCGCACCGCGGCCGCCACCACCAGCTGGGCGGCGTCGACCGCGACGAGGAACCGACAGACCAGCGCCTCGCTGCACTCGTTCGGCAAGGGCTCGGCCCCCGCGAAGACGGTCACCGCCGTCGAGATCGGCGACCGGGTGCTGCACGCCAGCTTCGGCATGGGAACTGTGCTCGCCGTCCACGGCGTCGGCGACGCGACTAAGGCCGACGTCGACTTCGGGTCGGCGGGGACGAAGCGGCTGAGCCTCAAGCACGCCCCCATGGAAAAGCTCTAG